In Burkholderia savannae, one genomic interval encodes:
- the purU gene encoding formyltetrahydrofolate deformylase translates to MSADHSFILKLSCPDRRGIVHAVSGFLLERGSNILDSAQFGDSRTGEFFMRVHFEQTGGAPAAAALDGLRAEFAPLAEQFAMRWELHDASVKPRVVILVSKIGHCLNDLLFRYRTGQLPIEISAIVSNHKDFYQLAASYDIPFHHFPLAAGASADAKAAQEARVFEVIDEHSADLVVLARYMQILSSNMCERLAGRAINIHHSFLPSFKGAKPYYQAFDRGVKLIGATAHYVTTDLDEGPIIEQEVERVDHSMTPDELTAVGRDVECVTLARAVKWHVEHRIVLNGTKTVVFR, encoded by the coding sequence ATGTCGGCCGATCACAGCTTTATCCTGAAACTGTCGTGCCCGGACCGGCGCGGCATCGTTCACGCGGTCTCGGGCTTCCTGCTCGAGCGCGGCAGCAACATCCTCGATTCGGCGCAGTTCGGCGACAGCCGCACCGGCGAATTCTTCATGCGCGTGCATTTCGAGCAGACGGGCGGCGCGCCCGCCGCGGCCGCGCTCGACGGCCTGCGCGCCGAGTTCGCGCCGCTCGCCGAGCAGTTCGCGATGCGCTGGGAGCTGCACGACGCGTCGGTGAAGCCGCGCGTCGTGATCCTCGTGTCGAAGATCGGCCATTGTCTGAACGACCTGCTGTTCCGCTATCGCACGGGCCAGTTGCCGATCGAGATCTCGGCGATCGTGTCGAACCACAAGGATTTCTATCAGCTCGCCGCGAGCTACGACATCCCGTTCCATCACTTCCCGCTCGCCGCGGGCGCGTCGGCCGACGCGAAGGCCGCGCAGGAGGCGCGCGTGTTCGAGGTGATCGACGAGCATTCGGCCGATCTCGTCGTGCTCGCGCGCTACATGCAGATCCTGTCGTCGAACATGTGCGAGCGGCTCGCCGGCCGCGCGATCAACATCCATCATTCGTTCCTGCCGAGCTTCAAGGGCGCGAAGCCTTATTACCAGGCGTTCGACCGCGGCGTGAAGCTGATCGGCGCGACCGCGCACTACGTGACGACCGATCTCGACGAGGGCCCGATCATCGAGCAGGAAGTCGAGCGCGTCGATCACAGCATGACGCCGGACGAGCTGACGGCCGTCGGCCGCGACGTCGAATGCGTGACGCTCGCGCGCGCGGTCAAGTGGCACGTCGAGCATCGGATCGTGCTGAACGGCACGAAGACGGTGGTGTTCCGCTAA
- a CDS encoding NUDIX hydrolase: MTFPCIAAARRFDPAAHVPFRIAGRRVGWLRRDDVACLARWPDVFEFPAGCVELAARYDSVDARSMALASPIGALAAEGAIPGWRDEIYAIRNRFDDPPLAYIERAASRFFGTMTYAVHLNGVVEYAPSAPLAMWLGRRSATKATDPGMLDNVVAGGIGWGLGIEDTIAKECWEEAGIPAELAARAIPGRVAHVLCSLPEGTQAEQIFVYDLPLPADFAPHNQDGEVAEHLLAGVDEIVAWLRAGEATVDASLAMLDSLLRHRAISHDDARGLDALFAPPPLG, translated from the coding sequence ATGACGTTTCCGTGCATCGCCGCCGCGCGCCGCTTCGATCCGGCCGCGCACGTGCCGTTCCGGATCGCCGGCCGCCGGGTCGGCTGGCTGCGCCGCGACGACGTCGCGTGCCTTGCGCGCTGGCCCGACGTGTTCGAGTTTCCGGCGGGATGCGTCGAGCTCGCCGCGCGCTACGACAGCGTCGACGCGCGCAGCATGGCGCTCGCGAGCCCGATCGGCGCGCTGGCGGCGGAAGGCGCGATTCCCGGCTGGCGCGACGAGATCTACGCGATCCGCAACCGTTTCGACGATCCGCCGCTTGCGTACATCGAGCGGGCGGCGTCGCGCTTCTTCGGTACGATGACGTACGCGGTGCATCTGAACGGCGTCGTAGAATACGCGCCTTCGGCGCCGCTCGCGATGTGGCTCGGCCGCCGCAGCGCGACGAAGGCGACCGATCCGGGCATGCTCGACAACGTCGTCGCGGGCGGCATCGGCTGGGGGCTCGGGATCGAGGACACGATCGCGAAGGAATGCTGGGAAGAAGCGGGCATTCCGGCCGAGCTCGCCGCGCGCGCGATTCCCGGCCGCGTCGCGCACGTGCTGTGCTCGCTGCCGGAAGGCACGCAGGCCGAGCAGATCTTCGTCTACGATCTGCCGCTGCCCGCCGATTTCGCGCCCCACAATCAGGACGGCGAAGTCGCCGAGCATCTGCTCGCCGGCGTCGACGAAATCGTCGCGTGGCTGCGCGCGGGAGAAGCCACCGTCGACGCGAGCCTCGCGATGCTCGACAGCCTGCTGCGCCACCGCGCGATCTCGCACGACGACGCGCGCGGGCTCGACGCGCTGTTCGCGCCGCCGCCGCTCGGCTGA
- a CDS encoding LysE family translocator gives MPNFMLFLATSIAITVAPGPDNLQVLARGISQGRAAGVVAALGFASGVLFHTTLAAFGVAALLRSSPVAFHLLKLAGGAYLIWIGIKALRSKGLATAHERAPQPLSTIFRQSVIGNLLNPKVTLFFVVFLPQFVDPHGAQPVALQMLELGALFMAQTAIVFSVFGAGAGVIGTWLKRRPRVGVWLDRLAGAAFIALGLRVALKD, from the coding sequence ATGCCGAACTTCATGCTGTTCCTCGCCACGTCGATCGCGATTACCGTCGCGCCCGGCCCCGACAACCTGCAAGTGCTCGCGCGCGGCATCTCGCAAGGCCGCGCGGCCGGCGTCGTCGCGGCGCTCGGCTTCGCGTCGGGCGTGCTGTTCCATACGACGCTCGCCGCGTTCGGCGTGGCCGCGCTGCTGCGCTCGTCGCCCGTCGCGTTCCATCTGCTCAAGCTCGCGGGCGGCGCGTATCTGATCTGGATCGGCATCAAGGCGCTGCGCAGCAAAGGCCTCGCGACCGCGCACGAGCGCGCGCCGCAGCCGCTGTCGACGATCTTCCGCCAGAGCGTGATCGGCAACCTGCTGAACCCGAAGGTGACGCTCTTCTTCGTCGTGTTCCTGCCGCAGTTCGTCGATCCGCACGGCGCGCAGCCCGTTGCGCTGCAGATGCTCGAGCTCGGCGCGCTCTTCATGGCGCAGACGGCCATCGTGTTCTCGGTGTTCGGCGCCGGCGCGGGCGTGATCGGCACGTGGCTCAAGCGCCGCCCGCGCGTGGGCGTGTGGCTCGACAGGCTCGCGGGCGCGGCGTTCATCGCGCTCGGCCTGCGTGTCGCGCTGAAGGACTGA
- a CDS encoding monovalent cation:proton antiporter family protein, translated as MISPLEMTLLLLLASVAGVVVFRSLNLPPMLGYLTVGILVGPHALGFAADLERAEHLAEFGVVFLMFSIGLEFSLSKLRAMRRLVFGLGLAQVLGTIAVALLLGALFERWMHITWEGSVALGGALAMSSTAIVSKMLAERLEIETEHGRNIFGVLLFQDLAVVPLLIVIAAFGGESSKDLAMSLGLAAVKIVVALALLLIVGQRFMTRWMNVVARRRSQELFVLNLLLITLGAAFITDRFGLSLALGAFIAGMLISETPYRHQVEEDIKPFRDVLLGLFFVTTGMLLDPSVIWRHPFLVLAFFAGQVLLKSVMITGLARAFGATPGVAMRTGLGLAQAGEFGFVLLNLILDRHLVDATLLQSILASMLLSMLAAPFLIQNADRIVMRLSAAEWMQQSLQMTRIATQSIKQKGHVIICGYGRAGQNLARMLEQEGIAYVALDLDPDRVTAAAAAGESVVFGDAARRESLLAAGIHRAAAVAVTYANTPSALRVLHNVHELEPTLPAIVRTVDDADLEKLLAAGATEVIPEIVEGSLMLASHTLVLMGVPMRRVVRRVEEMRDERYSLLRGYFHGADDADDDDHEQVRLQSVPVDARSDAVGRSLAELGLFALGLEVTAIRRHGIRGVEPDPETKLRASDIVVLRGLPEALAEAEERLSRHRRDGGSAAAA; from the coding sequence GTGATTTCCCCGCTCGAAATGACGCTTCTGCTGCTGCTTGCCTCGGTGGCGGGCGTCGTCGTGTTCCGATCGCTGAACCTGCCGCCGATGCTCGGCTATCTGACGGTCGGCATCCTGGTCGGCCCGCATGCGCTGGGCTTCGCGGCCGATCTCGAGCGCGCCGAGCACCTCGCCGAATTCGGCGTCGTGTTCCTGATGTTCTCGATCGGCCTCGAGTTCTCGTTGTCGAAGCTGCGCGCGATGCGCCGGCTCGTGTTCGGGCTCGGGCTCGCACAGGTGCTCGGCACGATCGCGGTCGCGCTGCTGCTCGGCGCGCTCTTCGAGCGCTGGATGCATATCACGTGGGAAGGCAGCGTCGCGCTCGGCGGCGCGCTCGCGATGTCGTCGACGGCGATCGTCTCGAAGATGCTCGCCGAGCGGCTCGAGATCGAGACCGAGCACGGCCGCAACATCTTCGGCGTGCTGCTGTTTCAGGATCTCGCCGTCGTGCCGCTGCTCATCGTGATCGCCGCGTTCGGCGGCGAGTCGTCGAAGGATCTCGCGATGTCGCTCGGGCTCGCGGCGGTGAAGATCGTCGTCGCGCTCGCGCTGCTGCTGATCGTCGGCCAGCGCTTCATGACGCGCTGGATGAACGTCGTCGCGCGGCGGCGCTCGCAGGAGCTGTTCGTGCTGAACCTGCTGCTCATCACGCTCGGCGCCGCGTTCATCACCGACCGCTTCGGGCTGTCGCTCGCGCTCGGCGCGTTCATCGCCGGGATGCTGATCTCCGAGACGCCCTACCGGCATCAGGTGGAGGAGGACATCAAGCCGTTTCGCGACGTGCTGCTCGGCCTCTTCTTCGTGACGACCGGGATGCTGCTCGACCCGAGCGTGATCTGGCGGCATCCGTTCCTCGTGCTCGCGTTCTTCGCCGGCCAGGTGCTGCTCAAGAGCGTGATGATCACGGGGCTCGCGCGCGCGTTCGGCGCGACGCCCGGCGTCGCGATGCGCACGGGGCTCGGGCTCGCGCAGGCGGGCGAATTCGGCTTCGTGCTGTTGAACCTGATCCTCGATCGGCATCTGGTCGACGCGACGCTCCTGCAGTCGATCCTCGCGTCGATGCTGCTGTCGATGCTCGCCGCGCCGTTCCTGATCCAGAACGCGGACCGGATCGTGATGCGGCTGTCCGCGGCCGAATGGATGCAGCAGTCGCTGCAGATGACGCGGATCGCCACGCAGAGCATCAAGCAGAAGGGCCACGTGATCATTTGCGGCTACGGCCGCGCCGGGCAGAACCTCGCGCGGATGCTCGAGCAGGAAGGGATCGCGTACGTCGCGCTCGACCTCGATCCGGACCGCGTGACGGCCGCCGCCGCGGCGGGCGAATCGGTCGTGTTCGGCGACGCGGCGCGCCGCGAGTCGCTGCTCGCGGCGGGCATCCACCGCGCGGCGGCCGTGGCCGTCACGTACGCGAACACGCCGTCCGCGCTGCGCGTGCTGCACAACGTGCACGAGCTCGAGCCGACGCTGCCCGCGATCGTGCGCACCGTCGACGACGCCGATCTCGAGAAGCTGCTCGCAGCCGGCGCGACCGAGGTGATCCCGGAGATCGTCGAAGGCAGCCTGATGCTCGCGTCGCACACGCTCGTGCTGATGGGCGTGCCGATGCGGCGCGTCGTGCGGCGCGTCGAGGAGATGCGCGACGAGCGCTACAGCCTGCTGCGCGGCTACTTCCACGGCGCGGACGACGCGGACGACGACGACCACGAGCAGGTGCGGCTACAATCGGTGCCCGTCGACGCGCGTTCGGACGCGGTCGGCCGCTCGCTGGCCGAGCTGGGGCTGTTCGCGCTCGGCCTCGAGGTGACCGCGATCCGCCGGCACGGGATTCGCGGCGTCGAGCCTGACCCCGAGACGAAGCTGCGCGCGAGCGACATCGTCGTGCTTCGCGGGCTGCCGGAAGCGCTCGCGGAGGCCGAGGAGCGGCTGTCGCGGCACCGGCGCGACGGCGGATCGGCCGCCGCGGCATGA
- a CDS encoding AI-2E family transporter has translation MEKQSEPPREPQTREPHLRSVRLTSDFSLPKLSAIEIGSYLLALVGLWLVLHLKLLGGLLAGLLVYQLVHMIAPAIERHMSSQRARWLAVVLLSAAIVGGLASLTIAVIEHFEHTVPNAQNLLGQVMQIIDQARTRTPEWIANLLPVDAEQMRAKAAGLMNKHMDQLQQGGKSVARGFGHVLFGMIIGAMIAIGVDRHKPRQPLSTALVTRISRFADAFRQIVFAQIKISALNAFFTAIYLLAALPVFHQRLPLSKTLVLVTFIAGLLPVVGNLISNTLIVAVSLSVSMGTAIASLVFLVVIHKLEYFLNARIIGGQIESRAWELLLAMLVMEAAFGVPGVIAAPIFYAYIKRELIYLRLI, from the coding sequence ATGGAGAAGCAATCTGAGCCGCCGCGCGAGCCGCAGACGCGGGAGCCGCACCTGCGCAGCGTCCGGCTGACGAGCGATTTCAGCCTGCCGAAGCTTTCGGCGATCGAGATCGGCAGCTACCTCCTCGCCCTCGTCGGCCTGTGGCTCGTCCTGCACCTGAAGCTGCTCGGCGGCCTCTTGGCCGGCCTGCTCGTCTATCAGCTCGTCCACATGATCGCGCCCGCGATCGAACGCCACATGTCGAGCCAGCGCGCGCGCTGGCTCGCGGTCGTGCTGCTGTCGGCCGCAATCGTCGGCGGGCTCGCGAGCCTCACGATCGCGGTCATCGAGCATTTCGAGCACACCGTGCCGAACGCGCAGAATCTGCTCGGCCAGGTGATGCAGATCATCGACCAGGCGCGCACCCGCACCCCCGAGTGGATCGCGAACCTGCTGCCCGTGGACGCCGAGCAGATGCGCGCGAAGGCGGCGGGCCTGATGAACAAGCATATGGATCAGCTGCAGCAAGGCGGCAAGAGCGTCGCGCGCGGGTTCGGGCATGTGCTGTTCGGGATGATCATCGGCGCGATGATCGCGATCGGCGTCGATCGCCACAAACCGCGCCAGCCGCTGTCGACCGCGCTCGTCACGCGGATCTCGCGCTTCGCCGACGCGTTCCGCCAGATCGTGTTCGCGCAGATCAAGATTTCGGCGCTCAACGCGTTCTTCACGGCGATCTACCTGCTCGCCGCGCTGCCGGTCTTCCATCAGCGGCTACCGCTGTCGAAGACGCTCGTGCTCGTCACCTTCATCGCGGGCCTGCTGCCCGTCGTCGGCAATCTGATCTCGAACACGCTGATCGTCGCGGTGTCGCTGTCGGTCAGCATGGGCACGGCGATCGCGTCGCTCGTGTTCCTCGTCGTGATCCACAAGCTCGAATACTTCCTGAACGCGAGGATCATCGGCGGGCAGATCGAATCGCGCGCATGGGAGCTGCTGCTCGCGATGCTCGTGATGGAAGCCGCGTTCGGCGTGCCCGGCGTGATCGCCGCGCCGATCTTCTATGCGTACATCAAGCGCGAGCTGATCTACTTGCGGCTCATCTGA
- a CDS encoding adenine phosphoribosyltransferase, translating into MMSTSSDAQLDSVEFIRSRIRTVPNWPQPGVMFRDITPLLQSAKALRVLVDLFVERYVDAKLDYIAGLDARGFIIAPIVAYELSVGFVPIRKAGKLPYKTQRESYALEYGTAAVEIHEDACRPGERVVIVDDLIATGGTMLAGKNLLERLGAVVVEGAAIVDLPDLGGSALLRQAGLPLYTVTEFSGH; encoded by the coding sequence ATGATGTCCACGTCGTCGGACGCGCAGCTCGATTCCGTCGAGTTCATTCGCAGCCGCATCCGCACGGTGCCGAACTGGCCGCAGCCGGGCGTGATGTTCCGCGACATCACGCCGCTTCTGCAGAGCGCGAAGGCGCTGCGCGTGCTCGTCGACCTGTTCGTCGAGCGCTACGTCGACGCGAAGCTCGACTACATCGCCGGCCTCGACGCGCGCGGCTTCATCATCGCGCCGATCGTCGCGTACGAGCTGTCGGTCGGCTTCGTGCCGATCCGCAAGGCGGGCAAGCTGCCGTACAAGACGCAGCGCGAGTCGTACGCGCTGGAGTACGGCACCGCGGCCGTGGAGATTCACGAGGACGCGTGCCGGCCGGGCGAGCGCGTCGTCATCGTCGACGACCTGATCGCGACGGGCGGCACGATGCTGGCGGGCAAGAACCTGCTCGAGCGGCTCGGCGCGGTCGTCGTCGAAGGCGCGGCGATCGTCGATCTGCCGGATCTCGGCGGCTCGGCGCTGCTGCGCCAAGCCGGCCTGCCGCTTTATACCGTGACCGAATTTTCCGGACACTGA